In the Dryobates pubescens isolate bDryPub1 chromosome 21, bDryPub1.pri, whole genome shotgun sequence genome, one interval contains:
- the HTR5A gene encoding 5-hydroxytryptamine receptor 5A — protein MERLLNITCFAETTPDAGNRSGSSSGPDGSRVHLSVFSVLILTLLAMLVVATFLWNGLVLATILRVRTFHRVPHNLVASMAISDVMVAALVMPLSLVHELSGRRWRLGRLLCQVWICFDVLCCTASIWNVTAIALDRYWSITRHLEYTLRTRRRISNIMIALTWALSAFISLAPLLFGWGETYSENSEECQVSQEPSYTIFSTFGAFYLPLCVVLFVYWKIYKAAKFRIGSRKSNSITPIAPEALEVKEAAQQPQMVFTVRHATVTFQTDGDTWREQKEKKAALMVGILIGVFVLCWIPFFITELINPLCSCDIPPIWKSIFLWLGYSNSFFNPLIYTAFNKNYNNAFRNLFFRQH, from the exons ATGGAGCGCCTGCTCAACATCACCTGCTTCGCCGAGACGACGCCAGATGCCGGCAACCGGAGCGGGTCCTCCAGCGGCCCGGACGGCAGCCGGGTGCATCTCTCTGTCTTCAGCGTCCTTATCCTCACCCTGTTGGCCATGCTGGTGGTGGCCACGTTTCTCTGGAACGGGCTGGTCCTGGCCACCATCCTTCGGGTTCGCACTTTCCACCGGGTGCCCCATAATCTGGTGGCCTCCATGGCCATCTCTGATGTGATGGTAGCAGCCCTAGTCATGCCCCTCAGCCTGGTGCATGAGTTATCAGGGCGTCGGTGGCGCCTGGGCCGGTTGCTCTGCCAGGTGTGGATCTGCTTtgatgtgctgtgctgcactgccagcatctGGAATGTCACAGCCATTGCCCTTGACCGCTACTGGTCCATCACCCGCCACCTGGAGTACACGCTCCGCACCCGGCGCCGCATCTCCAACATCATGATTGCACTCACCTGGGCACTCTCTGCCTTCATCTCCTTGGCGCCGCTGCTCTTTGGCTGGGGAGAAACTTATTCAGAGAACAGTGAGGAGTGCCAAGTCAGCCAGGAGCCTTCCTACACCATCTTCTCCACCTTTGGCGCCTTCTACCTACCCCTCTGTGTGGTGCTCTTTGTGTACTGGAAGATCTACAAGGCTGCCAAGTTTCGCATTGGGTCTCGGAAGAGCAACTCCATCACCCCCATTGCACCAGAAGCCCTGGAG GTAaaagaagctgcccagcagccacagaTGGTCTTCACTGTCCGTCATGCCACTGTTACATTCCAGACGGACGGAGACACATggagagagcagaaggaaaagaaggctgCCCTCATGGTGGGCATCCTTATCGGGGTCTTCGTCCTCTGCTGGATCCCCTTCTTCATTACGGAGCTCATCAATCCCCTCTGCTCGTGTGACATCCCACCCATTTGGAAGAGTATTTTTCTATGGCTAGGCTACTCAAATTCCTTTTTTAATCCACTCATCTACACTGCCTTCAACAAAAACTATAACAATGCCTTCAGGAACCTATTCTTtagacagcactga